The sequence GGTACACGGCACCGACCAGCTCCGCCTGACGTTCCAGTGAGAAATGCTGGAGCGCGTATTCGCGCGCGCGGGCCCCGAGAGCCATGCGGCGTCGGGGGTCGCGCGCCAGCGCCACAATGGCGGCGGCAAGCCCATCCACCGTGTCATCCACCACCAGGCCGCGATCGTCGTTGCCGACCAGCTCGGGCAACATCCCGCGCCGCGACGCGATGACGGGCACGCCCATGGCCATCGCCTCTCGCACGGCGCGGCACGAGCCGTCGGTGCCCGGCACCAGGAAGACCTTGGCATCGAGCGACGCCAGGGTGCGCACGTAGTCATCGCCTCGCTGATAGCCTGGGAAGAGAACGACCCCCTCGAGTCCCATGCGCCTCGAGGGCTCGATGGCGATGGTCTTGATGTGGGTGCCGCGCCCGATGATCAGCGCCCTCAGGTTGGGGAGTTGCGCGTGGGCCTGGGCAACGGCTTTGAGGAAGACGTCGAACCTCCGCCGCCACTGGACTCGTGCCACGATGCCGATGACAAAGGCATCTGGGGGCAGCCCGAGCTCGGCGCGCCGGCCGCCCGCGGCGCGGGCGGGGTCGAAACGCTCGAGGTCCACCGCGGTGTCGAAGAGCCAGGCCCTGTCGGCGGGCAGGCCGACCGTGCCAACGGCATGCCGCCGCGCGTGGTGCGAGATCAGGAGGAGGCCGTCGGTGAATTCGCGCGCCAGGCGCCCCTCCCAGTAGCCGAGGGGCCCTTCGCCGGCATAGCAGGAGCGGACGACCGCCGGCCGCCCCGGCATGTGCCGGGCCGCGAGGGCGGCCACGATGTGATCGTTGCGGAGGTGGCAATGCAGGAGGTCGAAATGCTCGGCCTCGAGCCAGCGCCGCAGCTTGC is a genomic window of Planctomycetota bacterium containing:
- a CDS encoding glycosyltransferase family 4 protein gives rise to the protein MKVLHLFSNWRLTGPAEPAVNLATALMRHGCDVAFACGEAPRGQENTILPLARERGIPVRTGLALSKHMNPFKNYPDGRKLRRWLEAEHFDLLHCHLRNDHIVAALAARHMPGRPAVVRSCYAGEGPLGYWEGRLAREFTDGLLLISHHARRHAVGTVGLPADRAWLFDTAVDLERFDPARAAGGRRAELGLPPDAFVIGIVARVQWRRRFDVFLKAVAQAHAQLPNLRALIIGRGTHIKTIAIEPSRRMGLEGVVLFPGYQRGDDYVRTLASLDAKVFLVPGTDGSCRAVREAMAMGVPVIASRRGMLPELVGNDDRGLVVDDTVDGLAAAIVALARDPRRRMALGARAREYALQHFSLERQAELVGAVYREVLERRRSTRA